A part of Halobacillus shinanisalinarum genomic DNA contains:
- a CDS encoding chromate transporter, with translation MKYWEIFLAFFIPGILGYGGGPASIPLVENEVVDRYEWMTVQEFSEMLALANSLPGPIATKMAGYIGYDEGGVLGALIGVFATVAPSLIIMILLLGILYKYKDSNKVKRMTQYVRPVIAILLGIMAWSFFRESYNGIGLWQTALIIISSYLLIEQLKVHPAFVIAVALVYGGFML, from the coding sequence ATGAAGTATTGGGAGATTTTTTTAGCCTTTTTCATCCCGGGTATTCTTGGCTATGGTGGAGGCCCAGCTTCCATCCCCTTAGTTGAAAATGAGGTTGTAGACCGGTACGAATGGATGACAGTGCAAGAGTTTAGTGAAATGCTGGCATTAGCCAACTCACTACCTGGACCTATTGCAACTAAGATGGCGGGGTACATAGGCTATGATGAAGGTGGGGTATTAGGTGCCCTAATCGGTGTTTTTGCAACAGTTGCCCCTTCATTGATTATTATGATTTTATTGTTAGGTATTCTATATAAATATAAGGATTCTAATAAAGTGAAAAGAATGACACAATATGTTCGCCCTGTGATTGCTATATTGCTAGGGATTATGGCATGGAGTTTTTTCCGAGAATCATATAATGGGATAGGACTATGGCAAACCGCATTAATTATAATTAGCAGTTACTTATTAATTGAACAGCTAAAGGTTCATCCCGCATTCGTAATTGCAGTAGCTCTTGTTTACGGGGGATTTATGTTGTAA
- a CDS encoding malate:quinone oxidoreductase — MSNSQTKTDVILIGAGIMSATLGALLKELVPEWNIRVFERLGTGGEESSNVWNNAGTGHAALCELNYTKEQPDGSIDISKAIKVNEQFQVSKQFWSYLVNSNLIRNPQEFIKPLPHMSLVQGKQNVKFLRKRFKTMANNPLFEGMEFSDDPEKLKEWIPLIMKDRTSNEAIAATKIDAGTDVNFGVLTRKLFDTLESTDLDVNYKHSVEDIKRTDDGAWEVTVQDLANEKLETHTSDFVFIGGGGGSLHLLQKTGIPESKHIGGFPVSGQFMVCNNPEVIEQHHAKVYGKAKVGAPPMSVPHLDTRFIDNKTSLLFGPFAGFSPKFLKTGSLLDLITSVRKDNLATMIAAGVKNASLTKYLIEQVILSKEKRMEQLREFIPNAKSEDWDLVTAGQRVQVIKDTKDGGKGTLQFGTELVNSADGSIAALLGASPGASTAVSVMLELMEKCFPQHIKEWEPKIREMIPSYGKKLVENPELIEEIHTSTAQALDLVDQKKTDESPEKETRVLQEA; from the coding sequence ATGAGCAACAGCCAGACTAAAACAGACGTTATTTTAATTGGTGCTGGAATCATGAGTGCAACATTGGGAGCATTGTTGAAAGAATTGGTGCCGGAGTGGAATATTCGCGTGTTTGAAAGGCTCGGAACTGGAGGAGAAGAAAGCTCGAACGTATGGAATAATGCGGGAACGGGACATGCTGCTCTGTGTGAGCTGAACTACACGAAAGAACAGCCGGACGGCTCTATTGATATTTCTAAAGCAATTAAAGTGAATGAACAATTTCAGGTTTCCAAGCAATTTTGGTCTTATCTTGTAAACAGTAATCTGATTCGTAACCCTCAGGAATTCATCAAACCATTGCCTCATATGAGTTTGGTGCAAGGGAAACAGAATGTTAAGTTCCTAAGAAAGCGCTTTAAAACCATGGCCAACAATCCATTATTTGAAGGGATGGAATTTTCCGATGACCCGGAAAAGCTGAAAGAATGGATTCCGCTGATTATGAAAGACCGGACATCGAATGAAGCGATAGCCGCTACAAAAATTGATGCAGGAACAGATGTTAACTTTGGAGTGTTAACGCGTAAGTTGTTTGACACCTTGGAAAGTACTGACCTTGATGTCAATTACAAGCATAGTGTTGAGGATATCAAGCGAACTGACGATGGCGCTTGGGAAGTGACGGTCCAGGATCTCGCTAATGAAAAACTTGAAACCCATACGTCTGATTTTGTGTTTATCGGCGGGGGCGGTGGAAGTCTGCACTTGCTGCAAAAGACTGGTATTCCTGAGTCCAAACATATCGGAGGTTTCCCGGTAAGCGGACAATTCATGGTGTGTAACAATCCAGAAGTGATCGAACAGCATCATGCCAAAGTGTACGGCAAAGCCAAGGTGGGAGCTCCGCCAATGTCTGTGCCTCATTTGGATACACGTTTTATCGACAATAAAACATCGCTGCTGTTTGGACCGTTTGCCGGCTTTTCACCGAAGTTTTTAAAAACGGGCTCCTTGCTTGATTTGATAACATCTGTACGCAAGGATAATCTTGCAACGATGATCGCGGCAGGCGTAAAAAACGCTTCGTTGACGAAATATTTGATTGAACAAGTCATTTTATCAAAAGAAAAACGTATGGAACAGTTACGTGAGTTTATTCCAAACGCCAAGAGCGAGGATTGGGATTTAGTCACAGCGGGCCAACGTGTGCAAGTCATCAAAGATACGAAAGACGGCGGCAAAGGAACTCTTCAATTTGGTACGGAACTGGTCAATTCTGCTGACGGCTCGATCGCGGCTTTGCTTGGAGCGTCTCCAGGTGCTTCTACAGCCGTTTCTGTCATGCTTGAATTAATGGAAAAGTGTTTTCCGCAACATATCAAAGAATGGGAACCGAAAATCAGAGAAATGATTCCTTCTTATGGCAAGAAGCTAGTGGAAAACCCAGAATTGATCGAGGAAATCCATACGTCAACAGCGCAGGCGCTTGACTTAGTCGATCAAAAAAAAACGGATGAATCTCCGGAAAAAGAAACTCGTGTCTTACAAGAAGCATAA
- a CDS encoding putative holin-like toxin, producing the protein MTVFETLFLMISFGTLIVAILSNHKK; encoded by the coding sequence ATGACAGTATTCGAAACACTGTTTCTGATGATTTCTTTCGGAACTTTAATTGTTGCTATACTGTCAAACCATAAAAAATAA
- a CDS encoding transcriptional regulator, translating to MVVKIAVFGSTDFIHHIKKYEKDISNIELIPYSYNHPRESLQLIQQAAHCDVFYFSGFLPYFFSKAELKKLDVPVVYASLDEISLSLSLFYIQHHYHIPISRIAIDVTDKNDVYNVLNYVDILAEPLHIKDYQEILEDDESSFDLEEIIQFHTHLWEAGEVEIVLTSIHAVYDRLTEQGINCMKMIESEKHIADSLIKAKVAGKLQKSESSQIAVGLISIDDYDSLVENVPVVYQQEYIAKIRQPLDQFARKINASVQHLRKDRFVIYGTKGGIEFITEHFQTMPLLSEVENNMQTSISAGFGFGLTTKEAENHAAIALNEAKALPNSSAFIVTEDKKVIGPLNENKKYHRLKTENHQLQTLAKTLHLSTTNVDKVIQFIKSRNSHRFTSYDLAEYLAVSRRTSERILKKFSDHQYLQIIGEEKTYQKGRPRAIYEINLPIDQFS from the coding sequence ATGGTAGTGAAAATCGCTGTATTCGGCTCCACCGACTTTATTCATCACATAAAAAAATATGAAAAAGACATCAGTAACATTGAACTCATTCCTTATTCCTACAATCATCCCCGTGAATCCTTACAATTGATTCAACAAGCTGCACACTGTGATGTATTTTATTTCTCAGGTTTTTTACCTTACTTTTTCTCAAAAGCAGAACTTAAAAAGTTAGATGTCCCCGTTGTTTATGCATCCTTAGACGAAATCTCTCTGAGCTTGTCTCTTTTCTATATTCAACATCATTATCACATCCCAATAAGTCGTATAGCCATTGACGTAACCGATAAAAACGATGTGTATAACGTATTAAACTATGTAGACATTCTCGCAGAACCCCTTCATATTAAAGATTATCAAGAGATCTTAGAAGACGATGAAAGCTCATTCGATTTAGAGGAAATCATCCAATTCCATACTCACCTGTGGGAAGCAGGTGAAGTGGAGATCGTTCTGACCAGTATCCACGCCGTATATGACCGTTTAACTGAACAGGGCATCAACTGTATGAAAATGATCGAGTCTGAAAAACATATTGCCGATTCCCTCATCAAAGCCAAGGTCGCTGGCAAATTGCAAAAAAGTGAATCCTCACAAATCGCTGTAGGTCTGATTTCCATTGACGACTATGACAGTTTGGTTGAGAACGTGCCTGTCGTATATCAGCAAGAATACATCGCAAAGATCCGTCAACCACTCGATCAGTTTGCCAGGAAAATTAACGCATCGGTTCAGCATCTGCGAAAAGACCGCTTCGTCATCTACGGTACAAAAGGCGGAATTGAGTTCATTACGGAACACTTCCAGACGATGCCTCTCCTCTCTGAAGTTGAAAACAACATGCAAACATCAATCAGTGCAGGATTTGGCTTTGGTTTGACGACAAAGGAAGCGGAAAACCATGCAGCCATTGCCTTGAACGAAGCGAAGGCACTCCCAAACAGCAGTGCATTTATTGTGACAGAGGATAAAAAAGTAATCGGTCCTTTGAACGAAAATAAAAAATACCATCGATTAAAAACAGAAAACCATCAGTTACAAACTCTCGCCAAAACATTGCATTTGAGTACAACCAATGTCGATAAAGTGATTCAATTCATCAAATCGAGGAACTCACACCGCTTCACCTCATATGACCTGGCTGAGTATTTAGCAGTCAGCCGGCGTACCTCAGAAAGGATATTAAAAAAGTTCTCCGACCATCAATATTTACAGATTATCGGAGAAGAGAAAACTTATCAAAAGGGGCGGCCAAGGGCGATTTATGAAATCAATTTACCGATTGATCAATTCAGTTAA
- a CDS encoding GNAT family N-acetyltransferase, translated as MDVLYQGEVTNRANGMQEDFQVSRLESEHLSDISQVQDTVFEQLQVKESLQALTQEELTQLFYGKGLVLGVFVQEQLIAFRALLYPGDDEENLGRDLGLSKTEQMKVVHQEITCILPEYRGNGLQKKLAKWIMTEFNRTSNEYRYLCCTVFPTNYPSLKDKLAQGMMIAQIKGMYGGLLRYVLYKDLRRDMTIDGRTYSAVAVEDYQQQKQLLKNGYYGYGLRETDGTMMILFGKVL; from the coding sequence ATGGACGTCTTGTATCAAGGAGAGGTAACGAACAGGGCCAATGGAATGCAGGAAGACTTTCAAGTGAGCAGGCTAGAGTCTGAGCATTTATCGGATATTTCACAAGTGCAGGATACTGTTTTCGAACAGCTGCAAGTCAAAGAATCTTTGCAGGCGTTGACGCAAGAAGAGTTAACACAGCTATTCTACGGTAAAGGGCTGGTACTCGGTGTGTTCGTGCAGGAGCAGCTGATCGCCTTTCGAGCGCTTCTATACCCGGGTGATGATGAGGAAAATTTAGGGCGTGATTTAGGTTTATCTAAAACAGAGCAAATGAAGGTTGTCCACCAGGAAATAACCTGTATTCTCCCTGAATATCGCGGGAATGGCCTGCAGAAGAAATTGGCTAAATGGATAATGACAGAGTTTAATCGAACTTCGAATGAGTACCGATATCTTTGCTGTACCGTTTTTCCTACAAATTATCCAAGCTTGAAAGATAAATTGGCTCAAGGAATGATGATTGCACAAATCAAAGGCATGTATGGCGGCCTACTACGGTATGTGCTCTACAAAGATTTACGAAGGGACATGACCATAGACGGGCGTACATATTCAGCAGTAGCAGTCGAAGATTATCAGCAGCAAAAGCAGCTTTTGAAGAATGGTTACTATGGTTATGGACTAAGAGAAACGGACGGAACCATGATGATTTTATTCGGGAAGGTGCTATAA
- a CDS encoding M20 peptidase aminoacylase family protein, whose product MKQIVETIQPDIHNVFDHLHTNPEVSWKEENTTTYIKQVLEEKGVKVTTFPDSTGLIAEIGSGKPVVAVRADMDALWQEVGGVFQANHSCGHDAHMSMAVGVLLTLLMKGVPKGSVRFIFQPAEETGNGALRMVENGVVDDVDYLYGVHLRPVQEMEGGQASPAIIHGAGLFMEGKIAGEDTHGARPHLGVNAIEAGSAIVELVKGIYLDPMIPYSAKVTKFQAGGNNPNIIPGSAVFSLDLRAQSNEALQQLREQVEGKIEAVEKAYNLPITLRVMDYVPAAETDSQAQGYMGEAIKEVLGDEHTMAPLVTSGGDDFHFYTINRPHLKATMLGLGANLKPGLHHPQMTFDRKAIFSGIEILAHTILKTLDQ is encoded by the coding sequence GTGAAGCAGATTGTAGAAACGATCCAACCAGACATCCATAACGTTTTTGACCATCTTCATACAAATCCTGAAGTCAGCTGGAAAGAAGAAAATACGACAACTTATATTAAACAAGTACTAGAGGAAAAAGGAGTAAAGGTTACAACTTTTCCGGACTCAACCGGACTGATTGCTGAAATCGGCAGCGGTAAGCCGGTTGTAGCGGTACGTGCGGATATGGATGCCCTTTGGCAGGAAGTAGGGGGAGTTTTCCAGGCTAATCATTCCTGTGGGCATGATGCCCATATGAGTATGGCCGTTGGAGTCCTGCTTACGCTTCTTATGAAAGGGGTTCCAAAGGGAAGTGTTCGATTTATTTTTCAACCTGCTGAAGAAACAGGAAATGGTGCATTAAGGATGGTTGAAAATGGTGTAGTTGATGATGTTGATTATTTGTATGGAGTTCACTTGAGGCCAGTGCAGGAAATGGAAGGTGGCCAAGCTTCACCGGCCATCATTCACGGTGCGGGACTGTTTATGGAAGGGAAAATTGCAGGTGAAGATACACATGGGGCACGTCCGCATTTAGGAGTCAATGCCATTGAAGCTGGTTCCGCCATTGTGGAGTTAGTGAAAGGGATTTACCTTGATCCGATGATCCCTTATTCAGCCAAAGTAACCAAATTTCAAGCTGGAGGGAACAATCCAAATATCATTCCAGGGTCTGCCGTATTCAGCCTCGATTTACGCGCGCAATCCAATGAGGCTCTTCAGCAGCTTCGTGAACAGGTAGAAGGGAAAATTGAAGCTGTGGAAAAAGCCTACAACCTTCCTATTACGCTTCGAGTTATGGACTATGTGCCGGCTGCAGAGACTGACAGTCAAGCTCAAGGGTATATGGGAGAGGCGATTAAAGAGGTCCTCGGAGATGAACATACGATGGCCCCCCTCGTGACATCTGGAGGAGATGATTTTCATTTCTATACCATTAATCGTCCCCATTTAAAAGCAACGATGCTAGGGTTAGGGGCGAATCTAAAGCCTGGTCTCCACCATCCGCAGATGACATTTGATCGGAAAGCTATTTTTTCTGGGATTGAGATCCTGGCTCACACGATATTAAAGACGTTAGATCAGTAG
- a CDS encoding LLM class flavin-dependent oxidoreductase, with protein MRKQMILNAFEMNSAMHNSHGLWKHPRNERHRRYKDLDYWMDLARLLERGKFDAVFLADVLGIYDVYKKSKDPSIRDGLQVPLNDPALVIPAMASVTKHLSFAMTVSTTYEAPFGNARRFSTLDHLTKGRVAWNVVTSYLPNAARNFGLENMIKHDERYDIADEYLDVSYKLWETSWEDDAFVEDAENNTLVDPEKVHEINHEGKYFSVEGPHLSEPSLQRTPVIYQAGTSERGREFASKHAECIFVGGPTPERIRYYADDIRKRAENHGRNPENIKIFSFLSVIVGETTEEAERKFEEYARHWSPDAAKAQYGASGYDIAEYEEMDPDLPFEYTKSTEGGHYKAATLTKDAPKKLTVGEVLNRFESPDRNSIIVGNPKEVADAIQFQFEESGVDGFNLNHLVTPGDLEDFVDLVIPELQERGLYKKDYQDGTLREKLFPHGESVLPEDHPGSRYRYSFT; from the coding sequence ATGAGGAAACAAATGATCTTAAATGCTTTTGAAATGAACAGCGCGATGCACAATTCTCACGGACTATGGAAGCATCCGAGAAATGAGCGTCACCGCCGCTATAAAGACTTAGATTATTGGATGGACTTAGCGAGATTACTAGAAAGAGGCAAATTTGATGCCGTCTTCCTTGCTGATGTGCTAGGAATCTACGATGTTTATAAAAAAAGTAAAGACCCATCAATTCGTGATGGATTGCAAGTGCCATTAAATGATCCCGCCCTTGTGATCCCGGCGATGGCCAGTGTGACCAAGCATCTATCGTTTGCGATGACGGTGAGCACCACTTATGAAGCTCCATTCGGAAACGCCAGGCGCTTCTCCACCCTCGATCACCTGACAAAAGGGCGAGTCGCCTGGAATGTTGTGACCTCTTACTTGCCAAATGCCGCACGTAACTTTGGGCTTGAAAATATGATCAAACACGACGAACGTTACGATATCGCCGATGAATACCTTGATGTATCCTACAAGCTCTGGGAGACAAGCTGGGAAGATGACGCATTTGTAGAAGATGCCGAAAACAACACACTAGTTGATCCGGAGAAAGTTCATGAAATTAATCACGAAGGAAAGTACTTTTCCGTGGAAGGTCCGCACTTAAGTGAACCATCCTTACAACGGACACCTGTCATCTATCAAGCCGGCACATCCGAACGAGGACGTGAATTCGCCTCCAAACATGCCGAGTGCATCTTTGTCGGAGGACCGACACCTGAGCGAATTCGCTACTATGCTGATGATATTCGCAAGCGGGCCGAAAACCATGGACGGAATCCAGAAAACATTAAAATCTTTTCTTTTCTCAGCGTGATTGTTGGCGAAACGACTGAGGAAGCGGAGCGGAAGTTTGAAGAATACGCGCGCCACTGGAGCCCGGACGCCGCCAAAGCACAGTACGGAGCAAGCGGCTACGACATCGCCGAATATGAAGAAATGGATCCCGACCTTCCATTTGAATACACGAAGTCTACAGAAGGCGGACACTATAAAGCGGCAACACTAACTAAAGATGCCCCTAAAAAACTAACTGTCGGCGAAGTGCTTAACCGATTTGAATCACCAGATCGTAACAGTATTATCGTAGGAAATCCGAAAGAAGTCGCAGACGCGATCCAATTCCAGTTTGAAGAATCAGGCGTAGACGGTTTCAACTTAAACCATCTAGTAACGCCTGGGGATCTGGAAGATTTTGTGGACCTGGTAATACCGGAGCTGCAAGAGCGTGGGTTGTATAAGAAAGATTATCAAGATGGTACGTTGAGGGAGAAGCTGTTTCCGCATGGAGAAAGTGTGCTGCCTGAGGATCATCCAGGGAGTCGATATAGGTATTCGTTTACTTAA